attatttaaattaaatcctattaaaaatttcatcaaGTATTACAATAACATACCCAAATCTAATGAAGACGATTGCATGGACCTAAGTACTCTTTGGGTGACTTTACCATAggttttttcaaagtagATTTTTCCTCTCTTGCCAGTATCAATATCAGCGTCTGCTGCCCGTGCAAACTCATCGGGGAACGGAGGAGGAATGTTAGTAGTCATCTCTCTTAAAGAATTGATGGTCTATTAATTTGTTAGTTACAGTTTGGCTGCTAAAATACTATTATCTTCGCATCACCTGAAGTGAAATCGAAGAAAACATGATCATTATAATCATACTCTAGGAAATCCAACTAATGGAGATGATTTTACTAATGCTTCTCTTAATTTTGGATAAATACTTGGTCCCACATGCTCCATTGCTTCCTTAGCTATCCCACTTATTTTATCCGGTCGGTTGCAAGCTGAATAAGCTACAACAGATACAATATACAAATGTGTAGGCTCTAATAAACCATTAAATCTTTGAAGCATAGTGTTATGGGTCATTTGTTAACTCTTGATTAATAATGTAACAACGACTGATAGTGTGTGTAACGTAATATGTTAGTACAGTCGGTAACTTAGTAGAAATACCAAATAGAAACGCTTTAAAGGAGCAGCAGATTATATATAAACCGAGAATGATTACTAATAGACTACACACTAAGCTAGTCTAGCAATATCTTTGTTGGGTACGAGCGTGAGTGTATTTGATGACTATTTCACTGCGtgaaaatttaagaaaaattgcttttgaaaaatattaataaattaactaTTCGGAACTAAAATGTACAATTAACGGTTTTAGATATTATAAAGTTTCGATATCAATAATTGGTCATAGGTACTAAAGCAACGATGAACTAACTTAACAATAATTTCAGTATCATGAATAGTTTTTCTTGGCTTTAGATCTTGTGATGCGTTCATTAAAGGGAAGCGAATTTTTGGTATATGGTTGCTTGGtgccattttttttagttacACTGTTTGGTAAAGCATGATTGCTTTGTCCTGTAACATCTTCTGAATGGAAGTTATGCATTCCGTTAGCACGTCCAGACATCTTAGGAATTTCAATTGTCGAAAACTGAGCAACCTGATTTTGGAACATAGAAATGGGAAATTTCcctattttttcattcaaatctAAACCCTCAATAAAATCATGTAAGGACTTAAGATTTCCCTGTGAAGGAATATCCAGTTGACTCATTTCAAGCTCGTTTAAACCGGGCCAGTTATCATACTCAAGTCCGTTAATACCGAGAGAGGGTACTTTGAGATTCCCTCTTTCATCAAGACTCAAACTTTCAAAGTATATTTTTGCCTTaataaatagttttttcACTTCTCCTTCTGTTTTTTGTGCAAACTGAACCATGGCAGTTAATTGTTCCATATCATCAATACACTGTATTACACCATCAACATCCCAAATAGGCTCAAGTTTCTTTTCTAGAGAGCTAATACTGCCGATCTGATAACTGAATACTTgtctttttaattcaacCCACCCAATCCATCCATTATCGAGCGGCATATTGAAAAGACCATCGACATCGAGATCTATAATTTTAACAAGGGTATCCTGTAATAACCGTTGAGCAGGAAAATAgtttaaattcaaaaatttttttcttaagtTTGATAATTGacattttaataattgcCGTTTAGCAGTAGATTCTACAAGAGTAAGCAATGATTGATATTGATCTTGTAGAGCCTTCGCTACTTCTAAAGACCTAACGCGATCTTTAGAAGCCCTCACCGGGAGATTTTCAAGACTATCCATAAGGAGTTGCGATTTAAGCAATGGCGCATCCTTTCGGGATCGGCGTTTCATGTGATAAAATTTGCAGATGTCAGTTACTATGGAGGGCAGATCTTGCCTTTTAACATTATAAGACAATAAAACTTTGGTAACTTTATCAACAATAAAAGCCGGTAATGGATGCGATTTCCATGGCCCTTCGGGCACAAAATCAGGCGCTTTAGTAGCTTGGAAGTTGAGTGGAACGTCTGTAGCCATGCGTTTGTAATATAATTCAGCTAACGGAAACAAGCGCTTCATCAATCCGTTTAAATAATCGGGTGGAGTATGTTTATCACAATAAGTTTCCATATCAACACTATCATAACTTGCAGAATGTGAgtatattttgtaaaaaaaacctGCACGTCGAGCACAAGTTATATGGTAAGCTGCATAACAATTTTTATCTGAGCATTGCACACAAGTACCCCATCGAAGTTTACAAATGCAACACACCAATTTCCAGCGAGACTTTGGGATTGAAGCAATGTTTCGAACCAAGTCTAATCTACTAGTGTCGTGAAAAGATATTTCAGGGATTGCTATGGCGCAAATTGTGTGGCACCAACGTCCATCCAAGGTTGTGCAAAACGCACCATCTCTGTCAGGACAAAAAGCACAGCATATAACTTCATGAGGGGCTAGTAAACATTTCTTACAAAACCATTGACCCTCTGGAACAAAAGGGATTCCATAACAATTCTGGTGAACAGAAGTGTTACAGTTATCGCAAAAAACTATAGCATTACTGTTTTCGCATTCTGCTTCATTACAAATAACACAACGACCATCTAGTTCATCCTCCACTCTGACGGGTTCAATCTTAGGCATCCAAGCCTCTAGATAAAGCCATTCGCGTTCAATAATGGTAAGAActatttctaaaaattctttagaaACATTTTCCCACTCTGAATTAGATGAAAGTTGAAACTCATTATAATATGTTAACCACATTGTGTCTAACTCATCCAAGTCGTAGGATACAGGAAAGGACGTTTTTGAGTAAGGATGTATAGCAACGAACTTGAAATATTCGTCTGGACTCCAATCTAATTGTTTCGCAGTTTTatatccaaattttttctcttgTGGATTAATATTTTCCGTTTGAACACCTACTGGCTTTACGTTTTCGATCTTGGCATTGAGCAAAGCTTTAAGCACATAAGAATTCTCGGATTTATAGGTTACTAAAGAATCACGAAGGCCTGCATATTGTGTATGGTCACCTTCTAATATTTCCAAAGGTTCGTCTATTTGTAGGTCTGGATGGAAAGATTTATAGGGAATCTCTTCTCTCGGCTGAAAAGCAAGTTCATCGGGTCTTAGAATATTTCGACCAGTAGAAGTAAGTCGGAAGGTTTGCATGAAAGCCTTTTACAAGATAGATTTACCATACTAtcttttttacatttctttCATGGTGTAACTATATTTACGAGAAAAAGGTGCAATTTTGCTTAAACTTCAATAGTGCATTCTGCCGCTGATGATTAAGCAGAATAAGCGGGGGTAACGTGAATGACcgaaataaaaagatgatTGTAAACAGTTGAACTctgaaatgaaaatagtTTGGACATAGGAAGGGGTAAATTTATTCTTCCCgttctttctctttttatatttattggtgttgttttcaaagaaaaccAGAGGAAATTGGAAAGCGTGATTTTGCATTTTACGGAAATGTAAGAGTTACAATTATATACAGTTGATGTGAAAGTACAAAGATTTTCGAGATGCTTGATAAAAAGCCCTTTCAAGAATCTTTGTGAATAGTTTATAAgctaatatttttgtacCCGCCATCAACGAATACTTCACTTAGTTTATTCTTCTAGAAGTCTAACATTTACACCAATCACAATTAAATTGCTTCATCAAAATGGGCCTCTAGAGTTTACCTAGCGTCGAAGAGATTGAGGACTTAGcgttttttaacaaaaaaatctttcGGAATACATAGGGTTATGACCTCTTTATTATAATACTTTGACAAACTATATTCGCTAAATCTTTCTTCCTTTATTCAAGCTTTGAGTAAAAGTAATGCGAGTTTCTGCTACTTTTCAAGGATAAcactttaaattttagatTGGCTCGGAAAATATTTCGCTCAAACCACACTTCTTTCACTGGTAAGGTCTCAACGTTTATATAAGTTTGTTGCCAATTGTAAATAAGAGTTTAGACAATGCTACAAGTATAAAACAATGCATAAGCCCTGATGAGGAACTCAAGCGAGTATCGACTCAACGGCAATAAAGATTATTTTAAGAACTAACTAGTTTTATCACCAAATACATCAAACAAAGAATGGACTTGGTGATTAGCGTAGAAACAGATCTACGGCTAAAATTCCAAAACTATAACGGTACTAATATTTCTTGGATGTACATTGTGTAACGATAGTAATTAGTAGCGGCAACAGAAAAATCTGACTACTATCCCATAAACGttcaaataaaagcaaaaatagaGCTTTCCTCTGTTCTAAACTGAACtggtattttttaaacaaacatGATAGATTAACGAGTATGTTAGCACTTCACACTAGGCGATCTATTCAAATTTAGTCATATTATCGTATTCGGTAAACCACTAATTTCTTTGCACAAAAAGTGATGCTTATTCAAGTCAAACCTAAGAAAGATATGAACAACTAactatatatatatgcaTGtgctaacatttttttttgcaaaatcaAGAATTAAGTACCTCTTGTTTAGTGGCTTATATAAAACTGCGAGGTAGCTCGCTATTCgtgtaataaaattttactacGACAAGGGGGAAGTTTTCAACTGCACAACATGGCACCTCCTCAAGGAAAGCCCGAAAATGTGCTAAGGGTATGTATTATGAgttttttacttacttTGACTAACATAAATTAGCTTGCCGATGAGCTGATAGCTCTAGATCAGCACAGCTCAGCACTGCAATCTCTTCATGAGACTAtagttttgaaaagatcAAGAAACGCGCAGGGGTTTTCTCTCGAGCCTATTATGATGCGTTTCATCGAACTTTGTGTTCATTTACgcaaaggaaaaattgcaaaggAAGGCTTGTACACCTACAAGAACGCAGTTCAAAACACCTCAGTTACCGCTATTGAGAATGTAGTCAAGCATTTTATTGAACTTGCTAATAAAAGAGTTCAAGAAGCTCAGGAGAAGGCAGACAAGATATCAGTTGAATATGTTGACGATCTTGAGGCTACTGAAACTCCCGAGAGCATCATGATGTCTTTGGTTTCGGGAGACCTTTCCAAGAGCCGCACAGACCGTGCTTTGGTCACTCCATGgttgaaatttttgtgGGATGCTTATCGTACAGTTCTTGATATTTTGCGTAATAATGCTCGTTTAGAAGTAATGTATCAGTTAATTGCTAACTCTGCATTCCAATTTTGCCTCAAGTATCAGCGTAAAACCGAATTTCGCCGTCTATGTGAACTCCTTCGGTCCCATCTTGGCAATGCttctaaattttcaaacGCTCCACACTCTATTAACTTGAATGATGCTGAAACTATGCAGCGTCATCTGGACATGCGTTTCTCTCAGCTAAACGTTGCTGTTGAGCTTGAACTCTGGCAGGAAGCTTTCCGATCCATTGAAGACATTCACAGCTTGCTTACGTTCTCTAAGAGGGCTCCTGCTGCAGTCATGCTTGGCAATTATTACCgtaaattgattaaaatctttttggTTTGTGATAATTATTTGCTTCATGCTGCAGCTTGGAATAGGTACTTCACATTTACAAATGTGCAAAAACCCGCTACTGCtaattttgtaattttaagCGCTCTCTCTATCCCTATTATTGATGCCAACAAATTATCGGGCCCTTCCATTGAGGCAGAAGATGCCAAGAGCAAGAATGCTCGTTTGGCTCTTTTGTTAAACTTATCGAAAACACCTACGCGTGAAACATTAATTAAGGATGCCATTTCTCGTGGCGTTCTTTCTTTCTGTGATCAGGCTATCCGTGATTTGTACCAGATTTTGGAAGTTGAGTTTCATCCATTGAGCATTTGCAAAAAACTTCAGCCTATCATCAAAAGATTGGCAGAAAGTAATGATACTGCTCAATACATTCGTCCTTTACAACAGGTTATTCTTACTCGTCTTTTCCAACAACTGTCTCAAGTTTATGATTCCATTTCATTGAAATATGTTATGGACCTTGCTACATTCGAGGAGCCTTACGATTTTAACCCTGGTCAAATTGAGAAATTCATTATGAATGGTAACAAGAAAGGTGCATTTTCTATTCGTTTGAACCATATTGAAAATTCCATTAGCTTTTCTTCTGACTTGTTTTCTAATCCCATTAAGTCTTCGGATTCTGTTTCTCTTCAATCTACTCCATCTGAATTAATTACATCTCAACTTACGCGGATTGCCAAATCCCTTTCTAGTGTTTTGATGCGTTTTGATACCGATTTCTGCCTTTTACGCAAGCAACAAGCCGAGGCTGCCTACGAAAGGGCTCAGGCTGGTGTTGAACAGGAGCGTAAAGCGGTCATTGCTCAGCGTAGTCTTCTCGAATTACGTCGTGGACAGGCTGATACACTTGCTACTCAACGTGAAGCTGAGCTTGCTGCTCAACGCGCTCTCaaacaaaagcaagaaTCTGAAGCCGAGTCTCTCCGCGttcaagaagaaattaataaacGTAATGCTGAAAGGATTCGTCGTGAGAAGGAAGCTATTCGCATTAACGAAGCTAAAAAGTTGGCCGAGGAGCTCAAAGCTAAGGGTGGATTGGAAGTCAATGCCGAAGACTTGGAGCATTTGGATGCTGATAAATTGAGAGCTATGCAAATCGAACAAGtcgaaaagcaaaataagAGTATGAACGAACGTTTGCGTGTTATTGGAAAGCGTATCGACCATTTGGAACGTGCTTATCGTCGTGAAGCTATCCCATTGTGGGAAGAAGACGCAAAACAACAAGCCGAACATGACCGCGAAATCTTTTACGAGAGGGAGAAACAACGCAAGGAAGTACAAGAGCGTAAGCATGAACAAGCCATTAAAGACAAAAAGGCTTTTGCTCAATTTGCTTCCTATATTCATGCCTATAAGCAAAATATTGACGATGAACGTGATAAAGCATATCAGGAGGCATACGCCAAAGCTAAAAATGTCATTGATGCAGAGCGCGAAAGGCAAcgtaaagaaattttcgaACAAAAATTGGCTGAGGCTATTCGCGAAGCTGAAGAGGAGGCTGCTCGTGCTGCTGAGGAAGAGGCAAACCGTGAGCTTCATGAGCAAGAAGAAGCTCAAAAACGTGCTATCGAGGAAAGAACTCGTGCAGCTAGAGAAGCTAAAGAACGCGAACAGCGCGAAATGGCTGAGAAATTGGAACGCCAAAGACGTATTCAGCAAGAGCgtgatgaagaaatatctCGTAAGCTTGCCGAGAAAGCAGCTGCTAGAAGAGCAAATATTGGCGCATCTTCACCTAGTCCTGGTGCTTGGAGGCGCGGCGGTGCTAGTGCTGGCGGTGTTTCACGAGACTCTCCAAGGTATTCTCGTGGTGGCTACTCTCGTGGTTCTGTTCCTCCTCGTGAGACCCTTGCTCCTTCTAAGGGAGCATATGTTCCACCAAGCAGACGTAATCAACAACAACAGTAGTAAACCTACTGTCtataagaaaataaacCTGTCGACAATTAATTATTGTCGCAATTGGATATTGGAGTCAAGTCTTTACGATGCATTATCTAATGTCACAGCtgataaatttaaatgaacTAATGTGTTCTCCTATTGAAAGTTGTaagttcctttttcttACAAGGGTAGTTGGTTACTTTCATGCTATTGGAATTCATGAAAGCGGTTATGTGTATAAAAAGAGCCTTTTGTAGCTCTATTTAATAGATAATTATCGTTAACCtttgaactttttttaatttgtataATACTGCTTAAAGCTTGACTTGTTAATTGTAAATGTAGAACGATACTAATCGAATAAAGATGTTACATGTCAAGTTTATAAGCGACGATGAGTTTTTACAGTTGACGTTTCTGTAGTATGCATTTCTCATTTCAATAATTCTGAATACAACGAGTGAAGaaataattcattaattatTAGCAACGTGTTTTGTATTAGTACCAAAAAGGTTAAGCAgcttaaaatatttgtttaaagaCACTCAAAGTAAAAAGGTTTCTTGGTGAGAGGCACGACAATTTGTTACCGCAAATAGACTCTTCGCTAACCACCATGTTCAGAACGACCAAAAGTCGAGTAGTTGaaaagaatcaaaatttttctagTGCTAGTTTTGAGAGTTTAAGTTATCCTACGCGacttaatttttataagaaaCCTCCTGTCTCTGAAATAAGCATTGAAGAGTTTGAAACATGGGCAATAGACCGATTAGTTGGTATGctttccattttctttattattttctattcTTTTGGAGTAAGCTAACTATTTAGTTTTGGGTGAAATTGAGTCAGCAATGCTCCGCAATAAGACGAAAAATGAATTGAACGggattataaaaaagatactGGATAAACGTCTGCCGATGAGTAGCAACATGGCTAGGACTGTAAAAGGAAACTCCTTagatgaagaaagaaggaaaGATCATTATTCTCATTTCATTCTGCGCCTGGCTTTCAGCAGATCGTAAGTAAAAATGTGCTATATTTGAGTGCTGTCTGTCGAAAAATATCTCATTTAGACTTATAAATGCGTTCGCGTTATGGCATAAGTAGTAAATTGAACATAAAGTGGGTATCAATTTGCTGCTTCAGTTAAACAGAAAGCATTATATATATGAATACATTTAAACTTgcttttattcttttcctAACGCATTCATTAGTGATGAATTACGAATCAGGTTTTTAAGAGCTGAATCCACGTTATTTCGGTTTCGATTTGTGAATGAGGAAACCCGAGAACGTCAAGCGTTTATAGATAGTCTTGATTTTCAATGGGAATCTGTTTcacaagaagaaaaagacgttttttatgaaaagcTACAGGCTTCTTCTCAAAGAAATATAGAAAACGAATCTTTCTTCAAagtacctttttttaaagttccGGATTTAGTAGAACGAAGGGCTGTTTTCGTTCACAAGGGATACGCTTACGTACCATTTTCGGAACAAGTAAGTCTAGTTGTTGAAGAGTTTGaagaaaacttaaaaaaagcgCTTGAGTCTACCGCAAAATCTCTTCCTAGGCTTGATGAAGACGATCGTCTTTTGCCAATTCTCAACCATTTGAGTAAAGGATTCGTTGCTCCCGAGAGTTCAATAGTTGCTCCTAAATCTGGTGCTATTACTGCTGGACAAGTAGACAGTTTTGTTTCACATTTTCCATTATGCGCCAAACATTTACATGAAGTACTTAAGCGTGATAAGCATCTACGGCATTTTGGCCGTCTTCAATATGGgctatttttaaaagtatgaaacttattttttatgtagtaatttactaatttttcaGGATATTGGCCTTTCTGTCGACGAAGCTTTGGTCTTTTGGAGGAAAAGTTTTACAAATGTAACAGAAGACAAATTTAACAAAGAATATCGCTACAATATTAGACATACTTATGGACTTGAAGGAAATAGGAAAAATTACAAGGGTTATAATTGCCAGCAGATCCTTACAGGGCCTCAACTTGGTCCTGGAGATGCCCACGGTTGTCCTTATCGTACATATTCAGTAAATAATCTAGTGTCAGCATTGGCTTCCATGGGAATAGCACCGGATTCTGCCGGATGCCGTGAAGTTGTTGAGGCAGTTAAAGCGAGGCATTATCATATTGCGTGTACGCGTGTTTTTGAGCTTACTCATCCAAATGTCGGTTCGCTGGAGGAGAGCATTCACCATCCCttacaatattttcaaCTTAGTTTAGAATCATAAGCTAAGATACTTTTAGTTCACGATTATCATAACacatttcaatttttgtacAATAGGTATTGAACACTTTCAAAATACATTTCATAGCtataattcaaaaatctAATTACCGGCAGGCTGGTTATATAGATGAATAAGCATTGTTACTAATAAAAGGCAATAATACCAAATCAACGTAAAAAACAtgatatttaatttaaaaaacgtaattgaaaactttttaaatttatcatcaaaatgaaattgtcTAGCAATCTTCCGAACACTCAGTTCCGTAGAATAAATACGTTAACTTCAAACTACAAGTCTATTAACATATGAAAACGTTTGTATTTAATCTGAAGAGATGCAAGTAACAATCAAGATGTTCTTACAAACGTATATGGTTTTTTGAGACTAGCAGGATGTACTTCTGGGAATCtaatcatcatcatcaaatGGGTATTCAAAATCTTCAGGAGGAGAGGCCTCCTGTTCACCAGGCTCTGTATCTGCACTAGCAGGTACAGCGTCTCTATTCAGTTCAATTAAATCTGGAGCTTTATCAGACTCACGATCGATAAGCATAAGAACACCACCGGTAAATTTGCGAACCGGATAATAACGGCCATTAAGgttaaatgaaatatatgGAAGCTGAGCAGGAACAACCCGCGTGAAGTTCTCTAAAGTTTCAGACTTAggttcttcttttttagagTTGCCGTTGATGCTTATATCCtgacttttttcttcatccatTTCCATCGGAGTGGCCTCTTTCTCTTCAGTTGTCTTTTTGTCGATTTTCATTTCGTCATCATTTGAACCTTTACTGGCTTTTTCACGTTCAGCACGCTTGGCACGTGCTTGAGCTTTGACTGTAGTAGAGAGCACGGCAGTTTCAACTTTTTGGACCGTTTTAGCAGTGGGTTGTACGGACTTTGGAGGATAGGCAAACAGTTTAGGACGAacatttgaaataaaagaaaatttgggTGCATTCAAGTTTTTATCCAGACCTATCAGCGCAGTAGGTGAGAAGGAAAGAGACATAAAATGCGTGAGTGGAAACCAGTACCaatattgaagaaaaacagTTAATCCAACAATTGCAGACAATTTCAAACTACCAGTAGCTGTCTGAAGAGCAATAGTAACGTTACGACCGCCGGCATCAATAATACCTTGAGCCAATGTTGCGCCCAATTTAGCAAGCGCGTCTTCATGTTTTTCGTTGATGACTTGTTCAAAATGTTTTCGAATTCCAGAAACCTTACTATTCAATTGATCGTTGTGTTGAGTGAGAATCATTGCTTGAGCAATCATGGCACCTTGGCGAACAAAATCCGTTGCATCTTCAACAAGGCGGCTCAATAAATCTAGTGCAGCATTGGACCCCGAGTTTGCACAGGCAATTCCTAAAGCGATTGCACTACCATATCTAACATGAGGGTTATAACTATCAACGAGCAGCTCAACCGTTGAAATCAGAGCGTTAGGATCCTTGAAACAGATAAAACCTAAAGCACAAACTGCAGCACGACGAACATCATCATTGACATCACTAACTGAGATATGAAGTACGTCTCTAACTATTTTGCTATTGCTTGTACCACAATAAGCCAAAGCGGTAGCGAACATGCCTGCATAACGGAGAGTAGGGTCCAAATCATTATTCAGTTCTTTAATTATACCGTCAGCTTCTTGCTGACGTCCATAAACAATTAATGCAATACCGATGCCCAAACCTCGAATAATCTTCTCATGCTGCGTCTCATGTGCATACTGCAACATTTCATCAATGGCGGCAGAAGAAGCTGTACCAAGCATTATGAGACCCATGGATATACCAGCGGCAGACCCAGCCACGGCATTATCGTTAAAAAGGATAGTCTTAACAGATTCATAAAGGGTTTCGTCCCTACTAGCCATGCCCGTTAGGCCAATTCCAAGTAAGAGACCATACTGAACAATCTCATCTTCGGTATGTTTCAGTTGTTCGCGCAGATACTCAGTAACACCTCTTCCATGATTAGCATGAATCAACCCCATGGCATAGAAAGCACCACCTTCAGAATAAGTAGAGCTTGATGGCGCATCTTCTTCCGGCAGATAAGGACGAAGAATGTTCATAGCTTGATTATAATATCCTCGATGGATGACACCCAATGCAGCTGTTGCAGTAAATTTTGACCAGTTGTTGGCCTTGGATAACCAGGAAAGGTTGTCGCGGAAGAAACTATCCGAGGAAGTACCGAAGTTCATGAACGCATTGGCGAACGTAACTGCATTATGAAAAACCGAGTTCCTGGCTTCTAAAGAATCTTTCGTCCTGTTCAGAATAAGCATATCCGTATTGTTATGTgcatataaaaattcacGGTCATATTTAACGGTTTGTTCACCAGACAAAATTCGAATAATATAACCACAAGGAGAAGAATCCTCCTTTTTCGAATCAGCGTTAGCGTCCTCTTCGGAATTGGCCACAGAGGGAGAAGGAAGCAAATCCATCACactatttaaaaactctTGTGGAGCCGAATCTTCAAGATCAAAGGCTAATTGATACGCTGTCAATAAGCTTTTGTCATCGTTTTGAGAAGATagtttcattaaaagtttgGCTGCAACAGAGGCATCGTTCAAATGAACAACGCATTTTCCAACTGAGAAATAATCAGGTTCTGTTTCTGTCAGAAAAGAACTTAGTAATAGACGAAGTAAGCGGTTTCGGAATTCAATGTCTAAAACAACAGTCATTGCAAGTTCCAGTACATAAGGCTTTAAATCTGTCTCTTTGTCTGCATTTAAAATGTATTCAATAATGTCAAGTCGATGAGCCTCGATAGCAATTCCCAAAACATGTCTCCATTCGTTTTTAGCAtaacatttttgaaaaatgccCTCGACTACGCCACTTAGTCTCTCGTCCAAGGGGTCAGCCTTTGGATTTTTGTACAACTCTGCACTTTTATGAATAAACATATCAAtacatttgaaaattagTGTTTCTTTGTAATCACTATTTTTGTCATGCAAAAACTTTGGACCACTTGACAAGGCAAACAAAAGAGCCTCATCATATTCTCCAAGGtaataataaacttttGAGACTACCAAGGCTGCTAATTCGCGTTCAGGAAATGAATGGTCCTCATACATAACCTCAATTTTCGTAACATCATCCGATATTTCCGGCCATAATTGATCAATAAactcataaatttttagtaaagCATGTACTTGTAATTCTCGCTCTTGCTCGTCCAGCAGGGCCATCAAACCACCTATCAAAAGGATTAGTGAACATGATTTCtacattttttcattgtttaaCGCTCGACGTACCTGCTGACGTTATAATAGAGGTGTTATCAGAGTACACCATAGTCATTTCGACGAAACTAGACctgtttatttaaatcttACAAACTATATAACAGCAGGTGGTGTTTCGTTGTTGGTAAATACCCTGAACCGTTGTGCTTCATTCCACCAACACATTCGGTAAGGGTAGGGCACTTGTACCAATAAATGTTTCAGGTATATTAAATGTAATGCTATATCATGTTATCCACACCACACCACCTAAATAATATTCAGTATTA
This region of Schizosaccharomyces pombe strain 972h- genome assembly, chromosome: II genomic DNA includes:
- the pxp2 gene encoding carboxymuconolactone decarboxylase-like protein, Pxp2, with the translated sequence MTHNTMLQRFNGLLEPTHLYIVSVVAYSACNRPDKISGIAKEAMEHVGPSIYPKLREALVKSSPLVGFPRTINSLREMTTNIPPPFPDEFARAADADIDTGKRGKIYFEKTYGKVTQRVLRSMQSSSLDLANIALDYAYGKVLSFNEVVSPLETSLMIIAALVPQDVNPQLRGHLKGALNHGATKEQVMSARNIALEISKECGIQFKGDIETL
- the nto1 gene encoding histone acetyltransferase complex subunit Nto1; its protein translation is MQTFRLTSTGRNILRPDELAFQPREEIPYKSFHPDLQIDEPLEILEGDHTQYAGLRDSLVTYKSENSYVLKALLNAKIENVKPVGVQTENINPQEKKFGYKTAKQLDWSPDEYFKFVAIHPYSKTSFPVSYDLDELDTMWLTYYNEFQLSSNSEWENVSKEFLEIVLTIIEREWLYLEAWMPKIEPVRVEDELDGRCVICNEAECENSNAIVFCDNCNTSVHQNCYGIPFVPEGQWFCKKCLLAPHEVICCAFCPDRDGAFCTTLDGRWCHTICAIAIPEISFHDTSRLDLVRNIASIPKSRWKLVCCICKLRWGTCVQCSDKNCYAAYHITCARRAGFFYKIYSHSASYDSVDMETYCDKHTPPDYLNGLMKRLFPLAELYYKRMATDVPLNFQATKAPDFVPEGPWKSHPLPAFIVDKVTKVLLSYNVKRQDLPSIVTDICKFYHMKRRSRKDAPLLKSQLLMDSLENLPVRASKDRVRSLEVAKALQDQYQSLLTLVESTAKRQLLKCQLSNLRKKFLNLNYFPAQRLLQDTLVKIIDLDVDGLFNMPLDNGWIGWVELKRQVFSYQIGSISSLEKKLEPIWDVDGVIQCIDDMEQLTAMVQFAQKTEGEVKKLFIKAKIYFESLSLDERGNLKVPSLGINGLEYDNWPGLNELEMSQLDIPSQGNLKSLHDFIEGLDLNEKIGKFPISMFQNQVAQFSTIEIPKMSGRANGMHNFHSEDVTGQSNHALPNSVTKKNGTKQPYTKNSLPFNERITRSKAKKNYS
- the tif301 gene encoding translation initiation factor eIF3a; amino-acid sequence: MAPPQGKPENVLRLADELIALDQHSSALQSLHETIVLKRSRNAQGFSLEPIMMRFIELCVHLRKGKIAKEGLYTYKNAVQNTSVTAIENVVKHFIELANKRVQEAQEKADKISVEYVDDLEATETPESIMMSLVSGDLSKSRTDRALVTPWLKFLWDAYRTVLDILRNNARLEVMYQLIANSAFQFCLKYQRKTEFRRLCELLRSHLGNASKFSNAPHSINLNDAETMQRHLDMRFSQLNVAVELELWQEAFRSIEDIHSLLTFSKRAPAAVMLGNYYRKLIKIFLVCDNYLLHAAAWNRYFTFTNVQKPATANFVILSALSIPIIDANKLSGPSIEAEDAKSKNARLALLLNLSKTPTRETLIKDAISRGVLSFCDQAIRDLYQILEVEFHPLSICKKLQPIIKRLAESNDTAQYIRPLQQVILTRLFQQLSQVYDSISLKYVMDLATFEEPYDFNPGQIEKFIMNGNKKGAFSIRLNHIENSISFSSDLFSNPIKSSDSVSLQSTPSELITSQLTRIAKSLSSVLMRFDTDFCLLRKQQAEAAYERAQAGVEQERKAVIAQRSLLELRRGQADTLATQREAELAAQRALKQKQESEAESLRVQEEINKRNAERIRREKEAIRINEAKKLAEELKAKGGLEVNAEDLEHLDADKLRAMQIEQVEKQNKSMNERLRVIGKRIDHLERAYRREAIPLWEEDAKQQAEHDREIFYEREKQRKEVQERKHEQAIKDKKAFAQFASYIHAYKQNIDDERDKAYQEAYAKAKNVIDAERERQRKEIFEQKLAEAIREAEEEAARAAEEEANRELHEQEEAQKRAIEERTRAAREAKEREQREMAEKLERQRRIQQERDEEISRKLAEKAAARRANIGASSPSPGAWRRGGASAGGVSRDSPRYSRGGYSRGSVPPRETLAPSKGAYVPPSRRNQQQQ
- the spp2 gene encoding DNA primase large subunit Spp2 codes for the protein MFRTTKSRVVEKNQNFSSASFESLSYPTRLNFYKKPPVSEISIEEFETWAIDRLVVLGEIESAMLRNKTKNELNGIIKKILDKRLPMSSNMARTVKGNSLDEERRKDHYSHFILRLAFSRSDELRIRFLRAESTLFRFRFVNEETRERQAFIDSLDFQWESVSQEEKDVFYEKLQASSQRNIENESFFKVPFFKVPDLVERRAVFVHKGYAYVPFSEQVSLVVEEFEENLKKALESTAKSLPRLDEDDRLLPILNHLSKGFVAPESSIVAPKSGAITAGQVDSFVSHFPLCAKHLHEVLKRDKHLRHFGRLQYGLFLKDIGLSVDEALVFWRKSFTNVTEDKFNKEYRYNIRHTYGLEGNRKNYKGYNCQQILTGPQLGPGDAHGCPYRTYSVNNLVSALASMGIAPDSAGCREVVEAVKARHYHIACTRVFELTHPNVGSLEESIHHPLQYFQLSLES